In one Vampirovibrio chlorellavorus genomic region, the following are encoded:
- a CDS encoding tetratricopeptide repeat protein produces the protein MQIKRIFSNQPSIIRRAMPWITLFSVFPAIIVVNLLFLKYFPSPNAPRSDALQWTDGLNPAHIQPQSLYIYNTRDTNQLFGNFYYTLGTQLAARGQISSAETMLAKAAKLTPSNPYVHMNYGIVLEALQKSEEALSQYQEALKYAPKLVQAHYSIGLLQDKLGRIDAGVASLKKALEITPDNNFINYDLGVLYAKKGDYPNSAIYSQKAFEGQGSDFAEAYNNYGYALAQMGRYSEALEAVERSLTLKPDSAATLDSKGFALYGLGRYEEALTAYNEALKIDPTIGEVYLHLGQTQEKLKKYEQAVKSYETYLQLTPDASDKSQVQAKIAEVRKKWIANPPSSSKSLK, from the coding sequence ATGCAAATCAAGCGCATTTTTTCCAATCAGCCAAGCATCATTCGTCGGGCTATGCCTTGGATTACCTTGTTTTCCGTTTTTCCGGCCATTATCGTCGTTAATTTGCTTTTTTTAAAATACTTTCCGAGCCCCAACGCTCCCCGGAGCGACGCCCTCCAATGGACGGACGGCCTGAATCCCGCTCATATCCAGCCGCAATCCCTGTATATTTACAATACCAGAGACACCAACCAGCTGTTTGGTAACTTTTACTACACCCTGGGTACCCAATTGGCCGCCCGGGGGCAAATCAGCTCGGCTGAGACGATGCTGGCCAAGGCTGCCAAGCTCACGCCCAGCAATCCGTATGTGCATATGAATTACGGCATTGTGCTGGAGGCCCTGCAAAAAAGCGAAGAGGCCCTGAGTCAGTATCAGGAAGCGCTGAAGTACGCCCCCAAACTGGTGCAGGCTCACTACAGCATTGGCTTGTTACAGGACAAGCTGGGGCGCATTGATGCCGGGGTGGCCAGCCTTAAAAAAGCCCTGGAAATCACGCCGGACAACAATTTTATCAACTACGATCTGGGCGTACTTTACGCCAAGAAAGGGGATTACCCCAATTCAGCCATCTACTCCCAAAAGGCCTTTGAGGGGCAGGGCAGTGACTTTGCCGAGGCCTACAACAACTACGGCTACGCGCTGGCCCAAATGGGACGCTACAGCGAAGCGCTGGAAGCGGTGGAGCGCTCCCTGACGCTGAAACCAGACAGTGCGGCCACGCTGGACAGTAAAGGCTTTGCCCTGTACGGACTGGGACGCTACGAAGAAGCCCTGACCGCCTACAACGAAGCCCTCAAAATAGACCCCACCATCGGGGAAGTCTATCTGCACCTGGGCCAGACCCAGGAAAAGCTGAAAAAATACGAGCAGGCGGTAAAATCCTATGAGACATACCTGCAACTGACTCCGGACGCTTCTGACAAAAGCCAGGTGCAGGCCAAGATCGCGGAGGTCAGGAAGAAATGGATCGCCAATCCCCCCTCCTCAAGCAAGTCTCTCAAGTAG
- a CDS encoding Spy/CpxP family protein refolding chaperone: MTMNLKSIQQFGLMSLAVMTVMSAVPAAFAEPATPSGKSGPGEQHQHKGERYKKYAEERQKFMQELNLSDEQKAKMKAAHEAFRQENKPAMESLKGKYKQLKQLGTDSANDAQRQKLKAEIRQEREALMAKKNASMQGILTPEQQAKWEAKRAERKAQWQQKHK; the protein is encoded by the coding sequence ATGACCATGAATTTGAAATCCATCCAGCAATTTGGCCTGATGAGTCTGGCCGTGATGACCGTGATGAGCGCAGTACCCGCTGCCTTTGCGGAACCGGCCACTCCCAGCGGAAAGTCCGGCCCGGGAGAGCAGCACCAGCACAAAGGCGAGCGATATAAAAAGTACGCGGAAGAACGTCAAAAATTCATGCAGGAATTAAACCTGAGCGACGAGCAAAAGGCCAAAATGAAGGCCGCCCATGAAGCGTTTCGTCAGGAAAACAAACCTGCCATGGAAAGCCTGAAAGGCAAATACAAACAACTGAAACAACTGGGAACCGACTCGGCCAACGATGCCCAGCGTCAAAAACTCAAGGCGGAAATCCGGCAGGAGCGGGAAGCCTTGATGGCCAAGAAGAATGCCAGTATGCAAGGCATTCTCACCCCGGAACAGCAAGCCAAGTGGGAGGCCAAACGGGCCGAACGCAAAGCGCAATGGCAGCAGAAACACAAATAA
- a CDS encoding radical SAM protein codes for MSIQSDIADVSAEKSSVYGPVHSWRVGSSLGIDMLLETSTCSFNCIYCQLGDIQLKTAERKIYVPTAQLEHDLRRSRWEEADIITFSGSGEPTLALNLAEAIHLVKEYTHKPVMVLTNATLLHDPAVIQDLQEADMVSCKLDAATEAGLKQMNRPVPGVSLDSIVSGIQNLKAHFKGKIALQCMFMPTNRREVEQMAALINEIQPDEVQLNTPKRAYPLEWHLDSRGNHGDKPYPTRTLRTVSPPEAEEIETLLRDKTNVPILSIYKKDAS; via the coding sequence ATGAGCATTCAATCCGATATCGCCGACGTTTCCGCCGAAAAATCCTCTGTCTACGGGCCGGTTCACTCCTGGCGGGTGGGCTCCTCTCTGGGCATTGATATGCTGTTGGAAACCTCCACCTGCTCCTTCAACTGCATCTACTGCCAGTTGGGCGATATCCAGCTGAAAACCGCCGAACGTAAAATTTATGTGCCCACCGCGCAACTGGAACACGACTTGCGCCGCAGCCGCTGGGAAGAGGCCGATATTATCACCTTCAGCGGCAGTGGAGAGCCCACTTTGGCCCTAAATTTAGCCGAAGCCATTCATTTGGTGAAGGAATACACCCACAAACCGGTCATGGTGCTGACCAACGCCACCCTGCTGCATGATCCGGCGGTCATTCAGGATTTACAGGAAGCGGATATGGTTTCCTGCAAGCTGGACGCCGCCACGGAAGCGGGCCTGAAGCAGATGAACCGCCCGGTGCCCGGGGTCAGCCTGGACAGCATTGTTTCCGGTATTCAAAACCTGAAGGCCCATTTCAAGGGAAAAATTGCCCTACAGTGCATGTTTATGCCCACCAACCGGCGGGAAGTGGAGCAAATGGCGGCACTGATCAACGAGATTCAGCCTGATGAGGTGCAATTAAACACCCCCAAACGGGCCTACCCGCTGGAGTGGCATCTGGATTCCCGGGGAAATCACGGGGACAAACCCTACCCCACCCGTACCCTGCGCACAGTCAGCCCGCCGGAGGCCGAAGAAATCGAGACCTTGCTGCGGGATAAAACCAACGTGCCCATTCTTTCCATTTACAAGAAAGACGCCAGCTGA
- a CDS encoding GGDEF domain-containing protein, which translates to MAPYRDWRPLIDGIYTVSSYFMWPINLLYNDLLIHVFPPSDWFPGIYMANLLALLQGALTAVPQAQAILTSDSIQQAMVGYLDFLPLLAMGFYLLLGPLLDVCIDLFKTLFWNLFIEMSFTKRKEGRYQEALEKRAADLVKLNVEFKNLSKENSALAQSVITDELTKVYNKRFFIEKITYEFNQAKSKKQILAIAMVDIDHFKKLNDNYGHLMGDKVLKAVAQVAKGSTPNDCFCCRFGGEEFSVIMPKKTREEATAIIAKIHQSLPLLRFEEDPNLRTSASFGICVVDFKSPEGQALTSYEDLLKLADDELYKAKLNGRNRIESVSVGD; encoded by the coding sequence ATGGCCCCCTATCGGGACTGGCGCCCCCTGATTGACGGCATTTACACCGTCAGTAGCTACTTCATGTGGCCGATCAACCTCCTGTACAATGACCTGCTCATCCATGTTTTCCCCCCGTCCGACTGGTTCCCGGGTATTTATATGGCCAACCTGCTGGCCCTGTTGCAGGGTGCCCTAACCGCCGTGCCCCAGGCCCAGGCCATTCTGACCTCAGACAGCATTCAGCAGGCCATGGTGGGCTACCTGGACTTTCTGCCCTTGCTGGCCATGGGATTTTACCTGCTGCTAGGGCCGCTGTTGGATGTCTGCATCGACTTGTTCAAAACCCTGTTCTGGAACCTGTTCATTGAAATGTCCTTTACCAAGCGCAAGGAAGGCCGTTACCAGGAAGCCCTGGAAAAGCGAGCCGCCGATCTGGTGAAGCTGAACGTGGAATTCAAAAACCTGTCCAAGGAAAACAGCGCCCTGGCCCAGTCGGTTATTACCGACGAGTTGACCAAGGTCTACAACAAGCGCTTTTTCATCGAAAAAATCACCTACGAATTCAATCAGGCCAAAAGTAAAAAACAAATTCTGGCCATTGCCATGGTGGATATTGACCACTTCAAAAAACTGAACGACAACTATGGTCACCTAATGGGTGACAAGGTGCTGAAAGCCGTGGCCCAGGTGGCCAAGGGCAGCACGCCCAACGACTGCTTCTGCTGCCGCTTTGGGGGAGAGGAGTTTTCGGTCATTATGCCCAAGAAAACCCGGGAAGAGGCTACCGCCATCATCGCCAAAATCCATCAAAGCCTTCCCCTGCTGCGCTTTGAGGAAGATCCTAACTTGCGAACCAGCGCCAGCTTCGGGATTTGCGTGGTGGATTTCAAATCCCCCGAAGGCCAAGCCCTGACCTCCTATGAGGATCTGCTGAAGCTGGCCGATGACGAGCTGTACAAGGCCAAGCTGAACGGACGGAACCGGATTGAAAGCGTTTCCGTGGGCGACTAG
- a CDS encoding GNAT family N-acetyltransferase: MTHETLTPQAPSIEAMNTAPNPELPSAELSVSQQPENDAPFEMSSFHQCWWRYLSPRFDIPVKGQALLIHRKKVARGFLTLKEARVSGWNTAWHQTLNADRISELHRLQQTSAWDYFQVRLNTDPDQSDAIQQLALPDFPCLMVPAPLQYSIDLSQGMASYLKGLSHNSRKSLKKKTRLAQALNPTLVTVSKPQAVERFLEELIQHHIQYWDEKAGHSYLNHPEEQQFLYHWAMALHQSGQLVLERLLMNEQTVNLSVGVRNGPAFYWLFTVNTGLHRNYAPGIVGLNLRLEACARQNIQHFHMGPGDYFYKIQSANLTLPCSDLYIINPTSWKGRLYQQWLQRKHAQDIQILHPKNQSPALT; encoded by the coding sequence ATGACCCACGAGACCCTCACCCCACAGGCCCCCTCCATCGAGGCCATGAACACCGCCCCCAACCCGGAACTGCCATCCGCAGAATTGTCAGTGTCTCAACAGCCTGAAAACGACGCTCCCTTTGAAATGTCGTCCTTTCATCAGTGCTGGTGGCGTTACCTGTCCCCCCGCTTTGATATTCCCGTTAAAGGGCAAGCCTTGCTAATCCACAGAAAAAAAGTGGCCCGAGGATTTCTGACACTGAAAGAGGCACGGGTTTCCGGGTGGAATACGGCCTGGCATCAAACGCTGAACGCAGACCGAATCTCCGAATTACACCGGCTGCAACAGACCAGCGCCTGGGATTATTTCCAGGTACGTCTGAATACTGACCCCGATCAGTCTGATGCCATCCAGCAACTGGCCCTGCCGGATTTTCCCTGCCTGATGGTGCCCGCCCCCTTGCAATACAGCATTGATCTCAGTCAAGGAATGGCGTCCTACTTAAAAGGACTGAGCCACAACAGCCGCAAGAGCCTGAAAAAGAAAACCCGACTGGCGCAAGCGCTGAATCCCACGCTGGTAACCGTCTCGAAACCCCAAGCCGTTGAGCGATTTTTAGAGGAACTCATTCAGCATCATATCCAGTACTGGGATGAGAAAGCGGGCCACAGCTACCTCAATCACCCCGAGGAGCAACAGTTTCTCTATCACTGGGCAATGGCCCTGCACCAAAGCGGGCAACTGGTTCTGGAACGTCTGTTAATGAATGAGCAAACCGTCAACCTGAGTGTGGGTGTGCGCAACGGTCCTGCCTTTTACTGGCTGTTTACCGTCAATACGGGCTTGCACAGGAATTACGCCCCGGGCATTGTCGGCCTGAATTTAAGACTGGAGGCTTGCGCCCGACAAAACATCCAGCACTTCCACATGGGCCCGGGCGATTACTTCTACAAAATCCAAAGCGCCAATCTCACGTTGCCGTGTTCTGATCTCTACATCATCAACCCCACTTCCTGGAAAGGTCGACTCTATCAGCAATGGCTCCAGCGCAAGCACGCTCAGGATATTCAAATCCTTCATCCCAAAAATCAGTCCCCTGCCCTGACTTAA
- a CDS encoding peroxiredoxin yields the protein MSTTIDIYQPLPVGTAAPDFNLPATGGKSVQLSQYAGKNLVIVFYPKDQTPGCTQQLCALRDDTEVFKGLNTEFLGSNPGSMESHEKFAQAQGYQFPIAVDAQRTMAKAYHALKEDGQGIQRTVYIIDGKGVIRYAKQGLPPNSELIEAIKQF from the coding sequence ATGTCAACCACCATCGATATCTATCAACCCCTGCCCGTGGGCACCGCCGCACCGGATTTCAATTTGCCGGCCACCGGCGGAAAATCCGTGCAGCTCAGCCAATACGCCGGTAAAAATCTGGTTATTGTGTTTTACCCCAAGGATCAAACCCCCGGCTGCACCCAGCAATTGTGCGCCCTGCGGGATGACACGGAAGTCTTTAAGGGGCTGAACACGGAGTTTCTGGGCTCCAATCCGGGCTCTATGGAAAGCCACGAGAAGTTTGCCCAGGCTCAGGGCTATCAATTCCCCATCGCCGTGGATGCCCAACGCACCATGGCCAAGGCCTACCACGCGCTTAAAGAGGATGGACAGGGCATCCAGAGAACGGTCTATATTATCGACGGCAAGGGTGTTATCCGGTACGCCAAACAGGGCTTGCCGCCTAACAGCGAACTGATTGAGGCCATCAAGCAGTTCTAG
- the rmuC gene encoding DNA recombination protein RmuC, translated as MLNLLYLPVGLALGYWIGWLYSNSKASQASNELKNQLSKAETENQLLKAQLEGLRATEDLLRMELNEVSLSNVRLETLLEENKKLTEQQQEQFEALSQKTLKRLKDELEEKANREYQQKQTQLDEKLSALLKPLREVIEQNEKKVREIEKQHTEDTASLKTHIEMIVAETGKLVGVKNKLAEALSNSKGRGDWGEMELIRLLEHSGLMPGVHYEAQKVQDGLRPDITIKLSNQRVLYVDAKTILINLERLLNAEDSEAENSERKKHAAALEKEILSLSLKAYETRCKESIDFVVLYVPRESMLRAALEERPALMEQAFQRRVILASPLILMSILKTVAYGWDQAQLSQKADEIHQLGKDLHKRAATFVERFLKVGDRLEALGKQFEEAKLSLDGRLGLVPQLRKFEEYGCKSEKTLPPPTAEESSQALLPEKNGKARQQQIVDVPASLLTLTE; from the coding sequence ATGCTCAATCTGTTATACTTGCCCGTTGGCCTGGCACTCGGCTACTGGATCGGCTGGCTTTACTCCAATAGCAAGGCCAGCCAGGCTTCCAACGAGCTGAAAAACCAGCTCTCCAAAGCCGAAACCGAAAACCAGCTGCTGAAAGCTCAGCTGGAGGGCTTGCGCGCCACGGAAGATTTGCTGCGCATGGAGCTGAACGAGGTCAGCCTGTCCAACGTACGGCTGGAAACATTGCTGGAAGAGAATAAAAAGCTGACCGAACAGCAGCAGGAACAGTTTGAGGCCTTGAGCCAAAAAACATTGAAGCGTCTGAAAGACGAACTGGAAGAGAAAGCCAACCGGGAATACCAGCAAAAGCAAACCCAGCTGGATGAAAAACTGAGCGCCTTGCTCAAACCCTTGCGAGAGGTGATTGAGCAAAACGAAAAAAAGGTGCGGGAAATCGAGAAGCAGCACACCGAAGACACCGCCTCCCTGAAAACGCACATTGAAATGATTGTGGCCGAAACCGGCAAGCTGGTGGGGGTGAAAAACAAGCTGGCCGAAGCGCTCAGCAACAGCAAAGGCCGGGGCGACTGGGGAGAGATGGAGCTGATCCGCCTGTTAGAACACTCCGGGCTGATGCCGGGCGTTCACTACGAGGCCCAGAAAGTGCAGGATGGCCTGCGTCCCGATATCACAATCAAGTTGTCCAACCAGCGGGTTCTCTACGTAGACGCCAAAACCATCCTGATCAACCTGGAGCGCCTGCTCAACGCGGAAGACTCCGAAGCGGAAAACAGCGAACGCAAAAAGCACGCCGCCGCCCTGGAAAAGGAGATTTTATCCCTGAGCCTGAAGGCCTACGAAACCCGCTGCAAGGAAAGCATCGATTTCGTGGTGCTGTATGTACCAAGAGAATCCATGCTTCGGGCGGCGCTGGAAGAACGCCCCGCCCTGATGGAGCAGGCTTTTCAGCGCCGGGTCATTCTGGCCAGCCCCCTGATCCTGATGTCCATTCTCAAAACCGTGGCCTACGGCTGGGATCAGGCGCAACTGTCTCAAAAAGCCGATGAGATTCATCAGCTGGGCAAAGATCTGCACAAGCGAGCCGCCACCTTTGTGGAACGCTTCCTTAAAGTGGGCGATCGCCTGGAAGCCCTGGGTAAGCAGTTTGAAGAGGCTAAACTGTCCCTCGATGGCAGACTGGGACTGGTGCCTCAACTGCGCAAGTTTGAGGAGTACGGCTGCAAGTCCGAAAAAACGCTGCCCCCGCCCACGGCGGAAGAGAGCAGTCAGGCACTGCTACCGGAGAAAAACGGGAAAGCCCGGCAACAGCAGATCGTGGACGTGCCCGCTTCCCTGCTGACACTCACCGAGTAA
- the tsaD gene encoding tRNA (adenosine(37)-N6)-threonylcarbamoyltransferase complex transferase subunit TsaD: MMPAYRKILALESSCDDTAVAIVENGRRVLASVITSQATLHAQFGGVVPEAAAREHIESVNLALQAALDQAGCRLADVDAFAATLGPGLIGSLLVGANTGKTLSLITGKPFLGVNHLYAHVASNYLESDLQPPFLCLLVSGGHTQLIVVDDYASMRIVGTTLDDAVGEAYDKVARFMELPYPGGPVVDQLAAQGNSGAFALPRATVEGPYDFSFSGLKTATTRAFEKARTQLGADVATDGPLRLEALQRDMAASFQHTVVETLFEKTISCARDHGLQTIAIAGGVSANRGLRHRFERFVRENPDFHLYLPQLAFCTDNAAMVAASAYVNPITDDIRHEVFSRTVMAPS, from the coding sequence ATGATGCCTGCCTATCGAAAAATTTTAGCCCTGGAAAGCAGTTGCGACGACACTGCCGTGGCCATCGTGGAAAATGGTCGCCGGGTGCTGGCCAGCGTTATCACCTCCCAGGCCACGCTTCACGCCCAGTTTGGCGGGGTGGTGCCAGAGGCGGCCGCCCGTGAACACATCGAGAGTGTGAACCTTGCCCTGCAGGCGGCGCTGGATCAAGCCGGGTGTCGTCTGGCGGATGTGGATGCCTTTGCGGCCACCCTGGGGCCGGGGCTGATCGGCTCTTTGCTGGTGGGGGCCAACACGGGCAAAACCTTGAGCCTCATCACCGGCAAGCCCTTTTTGGGCGTGAATCATCTCTACGCCCACGTGGCGTCTAATTATCTGGAAAGCGATTTGCAGCCGCCTTTTCTGTGTTTGCTGGTCAGTGGCGGGCATACCCAGCTCATTGTTGTGGACGATTACGCCTCCATGCGCATTGTGGGTACCACTCTGGATGACGCGGTGGGGGAGGCCTACGATAAAGTGGCCCGGTTTATGGAATTGCCCTATCCCGGCGGCCCCGTGGTGGATCAACTGGCCGCGCAGGGCAACTCCGGGGCCTTTGCCCTGCCCCGAGCCACGGTGGAAGGCCCCTACGATTTCAGCTTTAGTGGGCTGAAAACGGCCACCACCCGAGCGTTTGAAAAGGCCCGTACCCAGCTTGGGGCGGATGTGGCTACGGACGGGCCGCTCCGGCTTGAAGCGCTTCAGCGGGATATGGCGGCCTCCTTTCAGCATACCGTGGTGGAAACGCTGTTTGAAAAAACAATCTCCTGCGCCCGGGATCACGGCCTCCAGACCATTGCCATCGCCGGTGGGGTTTCCGCCAACCGGGGATTAAGACACCGCTTTGAGCGCTTTGTGCGGGAAAATCCCGACTTTCACCTCTACCTGCCGCAACTGGCCTTTTGCACGGATAACGCGGCCATGGTGGCAGCATCGGCTTATGTTAATCCCATTACCGATGATATCCGGCACGAGGTATTTTCCAGAACCGTCATGGCACCTTCCTAA
- a CDS encoding MFS transporter produces the protein MLALFKDTFRALRSRNYRLFIGGQLVSLAGTWMQQVAISWLVYRLTHSVWLLGMVAFLNQAPGVLIAPVAGLMADRYDRRRLLMATQSLALIQALILAILTLGGWVQPWHIMVLAAFTGVITGLDIPIRQSLVLDLLDRPEDLSNAISLNSSVFNGSRLVGPALAGLLISRVGEGMCFLLNALSFCAVLAALAAIRIQREQTFERPMGYWQSLQEGLQYVYQHPPMKAILGLVGLTSLVGLPYSVLIPVYAKDILQGNVQTLGWLMGAVGAGALTGAIYLASHKAVERLLKLLPFAVLGFGLIMLLFSGVRSLWLAMACLYLLGLGMMLLFASSNILLQTLADPKKRGRVMSLYTLAYIGMYPIGSLGVGWMGAHWGVSRTLQLGGMLTIMGAACYFWAYPHIVRAHQRLKAA, from the coding sequence TTGTTAGCGCTGTTTAAAGACACCTTCCGGGCTCTACGCAGTCGAAACTACAGGCTGTTTATTGGTGGTCAGCTGGTTTCGCTGGCCGGCACCTGGATGCAGCAGGTGGCCATCAGTTGGCTGGTTTACCGGCTGACGCATTCGGTCTGGCTGTTGGGCATGGTGGCCTTCCTGAATCAGGCGCCCGGGGTGTTGATTGCCCCTGTGGCCGGTTTAATGGCCGATCGCTACGATCGACGGCGCTTGCTGATGGCCACCCAGTCGCTGGCCCTGATTCAGGCCCTGATTCTGGCCATTTTGACCCTGGGCGGCTGGGTTCAGCCCTGGCATATCATGGTGCTGGCGGCCTTTACCGGCGTTATTACCGGTCTGGATATTCCCATTCGGCAGTCGCTGGTGCTGGATTTGCTGGATCGACCCGAGGACTTGAGTAATGCCATTTCGCTTAACTCCTCGGTGTTCAACGGGTCCCGGCTGGTGGGGCCTGCCTTGGCCGGTTTGCTCATCAGTCGGGTGGGAGAAGGGATGTGCTTTTTGCTGAACGCCCTGAGTTTTTGCGCCGTGCTTGCGGCTCTGGCGGCCATTCGGATTCAACGGGAGCAGACCTTTGAACGGCCCATGGGGTATTGGCAAAGCCTGCAAGAGGGCTTGCAGTACGTGTATCAACATCCCCCCATGAAGGCCATTCTGGGGCTGGTGGGCCTGACCAGTCTGGTGGGTCTGCCCTATTCGGTGCTGATTCCTGTGTACGCCAAGGATATTTTGCAGGGCAACGTGCAGACCCTGGGCTGGCTGATGGGCGCGGTGGGGGCCGGCGCCCTGACCGGGGCCATTTATCTGGCGTCTCACAAGGCGGTGGAGCGTTTGTTGAAGTTGCTGCCCTTTGCCGTGTTGGGCTTTGGGCTCATCATGCTGCTGTTCTCCGGGGTGCGCTCCCTGTGGCTGGCCATGGCCTGTCTGTACCTGTTAGGGCTGGGCATGATGCTGCTGTTTGCCTCCAGCAATATTTTGCTGCAAACACTGGCCGATCCCAAAAAGCGGGGCCGGGTGATGAGTCTGTACACACTGGCCTATATCGGCATGTACCCCATCGGCAGTCTGGGGGTGGGCTGGATGGGCGCCCATTGGGGGGTATCGCGCACCTTGCAGCTGGGGGGCATGCTAACCATAATGGGCGCCGCCTGCTATTTTTGGGCCTATCCCCATATTGTACGCGCCCACCAGCGACTGAAAGCGGCCTGA
- a CDS encoding S8 family peptidase produces MVYPVSTFSPSIRAVNASTSPVLKRPVKDTPEARVAWHAIAPVEIFPLGTTAASVSAELLDNGQIVTETVLGPQAQGQLDTLGNYQLNNGIRGNLFQDSWLNMKLPDSPNPFLNALKATQRRRAVVGSEIPRIRQLLTNRGLTGAGIKIGILDGQRRSGPDNQWEQHPHTRVVGAIINDPIWGVAPGAQVEDFGRPYTDGPLKLAADNYQAFSNALVEDYKTMMQERIDLLNSLIAKRDPALRVLNATWGLSHSEIYGHTYHRVLLKQDENGYYKYPMLRQTLLGPALMGSKAEKMQALVNAVDAILTQNPVAQAVKAQYIDATRRAANAGMILVGAAANEGEFDLPGVSWKAGSQIGFFSESPYVITVAAANTRQQPGNRAAYKVADFSSRGDGYWINPTIAAPGEEMGISLPQGHLGHNLVVRGTSFSTPFVCGVIAMMLQRNPWLTFEQVKAKLQATAVQAPGYGPADYGAGFVNAEAAVLS; encoded by the coding sequence GTGGTCTATCCCGTTTCCACTTTCAGCCCCAGTATTCGCGCTGTTAATGCCAGTACATCCCCTGTTCTTAAAAGACCGGTCAAGGACACCCCGGAGGCCCGGGTGGCCTGGCATGCCATAGCCCCTGTCGAGATCTTTCCACTGGGGACTACAGCGGCGTCGGTTTCAGCGGAGCTACTGGATAATGGGCAAATTGTGACGGAAACTGTTCTGGGCCCGCAAGCGCAAGGGCAGTTGGACACCTTGGGCAATTACCAGTTGAACAATGGCATTCGGGGAAATTTATTTCAGGATTCCTGGTTAAACATGAAATTGCCGGATTCGCCGAACCCATTTTTAAATGCCCTGAAGGCCACTCAGCGACGCAGGGCTGTAGTGGGTTCGGAAATTCCCCGGATTCGGCAATTACTGACCAACAGGGGGCTGACCGGGGCAGGCATTAAGATTGGTATTCTGGATGGCCAGAGGAGATCCGGTCCAGATAATCAATGGGAGCAGCACCCTCATACCCGGGTGGTGGGTGCCATTATCAACGATCCCATCTGGGGCGTGGCGCCTGGGGCCCAGGTAGAAGATTTTGGACGGCCTTATACGGATGGTCCTCTGAAATTGGCTGCGGATAATTATCAGGCTTTCTCAAATGCCCTGGTGGAAGACTACAAAACAATGATGCAGGAACGGATTGATTTGTTGAACTCTTTGATAGCCAAACGAGATCCGGCCCTGCGGGTTTTAAATGCGACTTGGGGGCTCAGTCACAGCGAAATCTATGGGCATACTTATCATCGGGTTTTATTGAAACAAGATGAAAACGGGTATTACAAATACCCCATGTTACGCCAAACTCTTTTGGGGCCAGCTTTAATGGGCTCAAAAGCTGAAAAAATGCAGGCTTTGGTTAATGCGGTTGATGCAATATTGACACAGAACCCGGTGGCTCAAGCGGTCAAGGCTCAATACATTGATGCGACCCGTCGGGCCGCCAATGCCGGTATGATTTTGGTGGGAGCCGCTGCGAATGAAGGTGAGTTTGATTTACCTGGAGTTTCATGGAAAGCCGGATCGCAGATTGGTTTCTTTTCGGAAAGTCCTTATGTGATCACGGTAGCGGCGGCCAACACCCGTCAACAACCCGGCAATCGGGCTGCTTATAAAGTGGCTGACTTCTCTTCCCGGGGTGATGGTTACTGGATAAATCCCACCATTGCCGCCCCCGGAGAGGAAATGGGGATTAGTTTGCCACAGGGGCATTTAGGCCATAACTTGGTGGTGAGAGGGACTTCGTTTTCCACCCCCTTTGTGTGCGGGGTGATTGCCATGATGTTGCAACGCAACCCGTGGCTGACCTTTGAGCAGGTGAAAGCCAAGCTGCAGGCCACGGCGGTTCAGGCGCCAGGCTATGGCCCCGCCGATTACGGGGCCGGTTTCGTCAATGCCGAAGCGGCGGTGCTGTCCTGA